GCCGCGACCATGGCCTGTACGCTGCTGTCGTTCTACCTGGTGGAGAACCCGATCCGGCGCCGGTCGATCCGGATCCCGAGGCCGGTCGTGACCACGCCGGTGGTGATGGCCGGGGTCGTCGCCGTGGCGATATTGGCGACGAGCACCCAGGCGTCCAGCGCCCGCAGCCCCGCGGACCTGGAGAAGCTCGCCGCGAGCGTCCAGGCGGGTGGGGCGCTGCCCACGGCGGCGCCCGACGCGCAGGGAAACCGGCCGCTGCGGATGCTCATCGCCGGCGACTCGCTGGCGACGACGCTGATCGGCAGCCAGTTCGGCGAGGTGGCGGCGTCGATGAACGTGCAGCTCGCGGACGCCTCCATGCTCGGCTGCGGGGTGGCCCGGCTGCCGACCAGGAAGCTGGACGGCAAGCCCGGGCCGACGACGATCGGCTGTGACCAGTGGCCGGCACGGTTCACCAAGCGGGTGAACGAGGTCCATCCGGACATCGCGGCGCTGCTGATCGGCCGCTGGGAGGTCACCGACCAGCTGCTGGACGGCGACTGGAGCCACGTCGGCGAGCCGAAGTTCGACGCCTACCTCGCCGCCCAGCTGGACCTGGCCATCACCACGCTGTCCGCGGGCGGCGCGAAGGTGGTGTTGTTCACCACACCCGCGGTCGCCGCCCGGGAGGGGCCGGATGGGTCGCAGTACCCGGAGACGAGGCCGGAACGAGTGGCAAGGTTCAACCAGCTGCTGCGCGCCGCGGCCGACCGGCATCGGGGTGTGGCGACCATCTCGGATCTCAACGGCGTACTCACGCCGGGTAATCGCTACACCGATCACGTGAACGGCATCCTCACCCGGGACGACGGCGTGCACATTACTGCCCCAGGTGGGCGAATCGTTGGTCAGGCGTTGCTTCCCGCGATTGTTGGGCTGGTTCGTCCGACAGGCGCGGATCGTGCCCCCGTGGGGACGACCACGTCCCCCGGCTGACCTGCGTGCATTACCGAACGCTAATCTTTCGACGGCAGCGTGCCGCACACAGACGGGAGGGTGATCGTGCCCCGCGCGCTCATTACAGGGATCACCGGCCAGGATGGTCTGTATCTGGGAGAGCTGCTCACGGCCAAGGGCTATGAGGTGTTTGGACTGGTCAGGGGCCAGTCCAACCCGAAGGTGGCCACGGTCGAGCGGATCATTCCGGGCGTCCAGCTCCTGGAGGGCGACCTCACCGACCTGTCCTCGCTGATCGGCGCGGTGGAGATCTCCCAGCCTGACGAGGTGTACAACCTCGGCGCCATCTCGTTCGTCGGACTGTCCTGGAAACAGGCTGAGCTGACCGGCGAGACGACCGGGATGGGTGTGTTGCGTATCCTCGAGGCGCTGCGGATCACCGCCGGCAGCGACGTCTCCCGGATGCGCTTCTACCAGGCGAGCTCATCCGAGATGTTCGGCAAGGTCCGCGAGACGCCGCAGCGGGAGACCACACCGTTCCACCCGCGCTCTCCCTATGGCGTCGCCAAGACCTTCGGGCATTACCTGACCGTCAACTACCGCGAGTCGTACGACATGTTCGCCTGCTCGGGGATGCTGTTCAACCACGAGTCGCCGCGCCGCGGAATCGAGTTCGTCACCCGGAAGGTGACCCGGGCCGTCGCCCGGATCGCGCTCGGGCTGCAGGACTCGATCACCCTGGGCAACCTCGAGTCCCGCCGGGACTGGGGCTTCGCCGGTGACTACGTCGACGCGATGTGGCGGATGCTCCAGCAGGACGAGCCGGACGACTTCGTCATCGCGACCGGGGAGACGCACTCCATCCGCGAGCTGCTGCAGGCCGCGTTCGCCCGGGTCGGCATCGACGACTGGGAGCCCTACGTCAAGCAGGACCCGCGGTTCTTCCGTCCGGCCGAGGTCGACCTGCTGGTCGGTGACCCGTCGAAGGCCATGGACAAGCTGGGCTGGAAGCCGACGGTCACCTTCACCGCCCTCGTCGACATGATGGTGGACGCGGACCTCGCGCTGGAGCGGGAGACCGCGGGGCAGGCGCTGACGATTCGGTGACCGGTCCTCGGTTCGGCGCGACCACCCCGGCCCACGGCCGTGCCTGGGTGGGACGCCGTGCACCGACGGCAGCATCTGCGGCAGCGCCGGCCGCGCTACCGGATACACCGGGAGCGCGGCCGGCTACACCGCGTGACAGTAACAGTATGTCACGGCGTCCCTACGTTCCCCCGCGCGCGACACCGACGCCCCGTCCGGCGAGCCAGGGCGGCCCCGCCGGCCTGTTCTCGGCCGGGCGGGACGCGGCGGTCCCGGTGGACTGGGCCAAGCCGACGAGCGACGCCCTCGTCCCGCCCGGGCCGGCCGAGGGCCCGTCCGCGCCGGACGCGGAATCCAGGTCGACCACGACCACGGCCCCGGCCCCGGCCCCGGCCGCCGCCCCGCCGGCCACCGCGCCTCCTGTCGCCGCCGTGCCTCCGGTCGCNNNNNNNNNNNNNNNNNNNNNNNNNNNNNNNNNNNNNNNNNNNNNNNNNNNNNNNNNNNNNNNNNNNNNNNNNNNNNNNNNNNNNNNNNNNNNNNNNNNNGGCCGGCTGCGCTGCGCGGTCCGCGGAGCGACGCCGCTGGCGCTCGCCGGCCTGCTCTCGAACGTCGCGAACCTGGGCGTCACGCTCGTCATCGCGCGCGCGATGAGCACCCGCTCCTACGGAGCGACCGCCCAGCTGTTCGCCCTCTTCATGATCGTTTCCATGCCGGGCAGCGCGTTGCTGGTCGGGGTGGTCCGCCGGGTGACCACCTGGACGCGCACCGGGCGGGCCGACCTGGTCGCCGGCTGGGCGGCTCGGGTGCGCCGCGCCGGCCTGCGGGGCGTGGCCGCGGTCGCCGTGCTGGCACTGGTGGTCCGCGATCCGCTCGCCCACCAGCTGTCGCTGCCGGGGCCGGGCGGGGTCGCCGAGACGCTCACCGCCGGCGCGGCCTGGTGCCTGCTGTGCGTCGACCGCGGGTTGCTGCAGGCGGCCCACCGCTACCGGGAGCTCGCCGCGAACCTGCTGGTCGACGCGGCGGTCAAGGGCGCGGCGACGGTCGGCCTGGTGCTCGCCGGGCTGGGGGCGACGGGCGCCGCCACAGCGGTCCTCCTCGGCGTGCTGGCCGCGCTCGCGCACGCCCGCCGCTCGCTTGGCCGAGCCGAACCCGCCGGCGCGACCGTGGCGGCGAGTGCGGCAGTGGCGGCAGTGGCGGCCGCCGCCGGCGGAACCGCGGCCTCGCCCGGCGGGCGGGAGCGCCGGCTGGCGGCGGAGCTGGGCGCCGCGCTCACGGCGCTGGCCTTCCTCGCCCTGCTGCAGAACGTCGACGTCCTGGTCCAGGGCCGGCTCTCGCCCGGCGAGTCCGGCCAGTACGCGGCCGTGTCCGTCACCTGCAAGGTGCTGATGTTCGGGGCCGTGGTGCTCGCCGGCTTCCTGCTGCCGGAGGCGGCCGACCGCCGCCACCAGGGCGAGCACGCCCTGCACCAGCTCGGCGCGACGCTGGCGATCCTCGCGCTGCCGGCCGCCGCGCTCCTCGCGGCCGCGTCCGCAGCGCCCGCGACCCTCTTGTCCCTGGCCTTCGGGCCCCGCTTCACCGACGCCTCCGGCGCTCTCCTCCCCCTGGCCGCAGCGATGACCTGTCTCGGAGCAACTGTGCTGTTCACCCACTACCTGCTGGCCCTGGGCTCGCGCGCTGTGCTGGTCGCGCTCGGGCTCACCGCCGCGGCCGCCGTCGGGCTGATCGCCCTGGCCGGCGGGTCGCCGGTCACCACCGCCCGGATGGACCTCGCGGTCCAGGCCGTGCTCGCAACGGTCACCGGGCTGCTCGTCGCCCGCGCGGCCCGCCGGACGATGTCCGCGCCGGGTGCCGGCCGCGCCGCGACGGAGGTGGCGCCCGCATGAGCGCGCTCGACGAAGGCATGGGCCGTTCGGGCATCACCGGGCAGCTGGGCGCCCCCGGGCGCCTCGGCTCGGCTGTGGGACTCGTCGAGCCACGCAAGGCCCCGTGGATCGAGGTGCGCGAGCCCACCCTGGCGGAGCTCGTCGAGCGTTCGGGTGTCCGCCGGGTGCACATGCTCGCCTGGCGTGACCTGGACGACCCGGAGGCCGGCGGCTCCGAGCTGCACGCCGACCAGGTCGCCGCCGCCTGGGCCGCTGCCGGCGTCGACGTGAGCATGCGGACCGCGCACGCCCCCGGCCACCTGGAGACGGCCACCCGCAACGGCTACTCCGTCGTGCGCAAGGCGGGCAGGTACATGGTGTTCCCGCGTTCGGCGATCTCCGGCGCGCTCGGCCACGGCGGCCCCTGGGACGGGCTGGTGGAGATCTGGAACGGCATGCCGTTCTTCTCACCGGTGTGGGCGCCCTGCCCCCGGGTCGTGTTCCTGCACCACGTCCACGGCGAGATGTGGCGGATGGTGCTCAAGCCGCCGCTGGCGAAGATCGGCGAGACGCTGGAGAGCACCATCGCGCCGCCGCTCTACCGGCGCACCCGGATGCTGACGCTGTCCGAGTCGTCCCGCCACGAGATCATCGAGATGCTCGGGCTGCCCCCGGCGAACATCTCCGTCATCCCGCCGGGCATCGACGGGCGCTACGCCCCGCTCGGAGAGCGCTCGCCACACCCGCTGGTCCTGGCGGTCGGCCGGCTGGTGCCGGTGAAGCGGTTCGACCTGCTCATCGACGCGCTGGTCCGGCTGCGCCAGCAGCACCCGACGATGGAGGCGACCATCGTCGGCGAGGGCTACGAGCGCCCGGCGCTGGAGGCCCAGATCCGGGCGGCGAACGCCACCGACTGGCTGAAGCTGGCGGGCCGGGTCGACGACGAGGGCCTGCTCGCGCTCTACCGGCGGGCCTGGGTACTCACCAGCGCGTCGGCCCGCGAGGGCTGGGGCATGACGATCACGGAGGCGGCGGCCTGCGGCACCCCGTCGGTCGCGACGAACATCGCCGGGCACACCGACGCCGTCGCCGACGGGCTGTCCGGTCTGCTCGTCGAGCCGCGTGACCTCGCCGGCGCGCTCGGCCGGGTGCTCGGCGACCAGGAACTGCGCGACCGGCTCGTCGCGGGCGCGCTGGCGCACGCGGCCACGTTCACCTGGGCCAACACCGCCCGCCAGACCTATGCGGCCCTCGTCCAGGAGGCCGCCAAGCACAGCCGCCGCGCGCCCCGCCCCGGCGGTCTCGACCGGCTGCACGGGCCGCTGCGGTGACCTTGACGACGCAGGACCCGGGCGGACCCTCCGGACCCACCGGCCCCGGCGGCGGCGACGCGGCCGGCACCGCGGCCGTCACCACCGACGAAGCCTCCGCGCCCACACCGGCCACGGCCCGGACTTCCCCGATCGCCGACCTCCCAGATCGGCTTCGCCAATCCGGCAGGGACCCTGCCGCCGATCCGGCAGGGACCCCGGAGTCGGCCGGCGCCGCGCCCGGCGCCGACGACCGTCGCGGGTGGCGCGGCTGGCGCCCGCCGCGGCCGTCCTGGGCGACGCTGCTGCTCGCCGCCGTCGCCTACCTGCCGCTGCTGCGCACGTCGCCCGGCCGGATCGGCGCCGACACGAAGGCGTACCTCTACCTCGATCCGGGCCGGCTGCTGCGCCGCGCGGTGTCGATGTGGGACCCGGACGTCGGCATGGGTACCGTCACCCACCAGAACATCGGCTACCTGTTCCCGCAGGGCCTCTGGTACTACGTGCTGGACGTCGTCGGACTGCCGGACTGGGTCGCCCAGCGGCTGTGGACCGGCACCATCCTGTTCGTCGCCGGTGCCGGCGTGCTGTTCCTGTTGCGCTCGTTCGGCTGGCCCGACCGGTACTCGGTCGTCGCCGCGTTCGGCTACATGCTCACGCCGTACTCGCTGGAGTACGAGGCGCGGATCTCCGCGATCCTGCTGCCCTACGCCGGCCTCGGCTGGTTCATCGGGATCACGGTGCGCGGCCTGCGCGAGGCCCGCGAGGGGAAGGGCAGCTGGCGGGGCGCCGACGCGTGGCGATGGCCGGCCGCGTTCGCGCTGGTGGTCACCTCGGTCGGCAGCATCAACGCCTCCAGCCTGATCCTGATCATGCTGGCACCGATCCTGTGGGTGCCGTTCGCGATCTGGGGCACCCGGGAGGCGACGCCGCGCGCCGCCGCCGGCCTCATCGGCCGCGCCGTCATCCTGACGATCCTGGCGAACGCCTGGTGGGTGGCCGGCCTCTACACACAGGCCGGCTACGGCCTGAACGTGCTGGCTTTCACCGAGACGGTCAAGACGGTCGCCAGCAGCTCGCAGGCCTCCGAGGTGCTGCGGGGCCTGGGCAACTGGTTCTTCTACGGCGAGGACGCGCTCGGCCCGTGGATCACCCCCGCGGTCGGCTACACCCAGGCGCTGTGGCTGCTGGCGGTGAGCTTCGCCGTGCCGCTGCTGGGGCTGGCGGCGGCGTCGCTGATCCGCTGGGGCCACCGCGCCTACTTCGTCGGACTGGTCGTGCTGGGCACGACGGTCGCCGTCGGCGTGTACCCGTACGACGACCCGTCGCCGCTCGGCCGGTTCTTCCGCGACTTCGCCGAGGGGTCGACGGCGGGGCTCGCGCTGCGCTCGCTGCCGCGCGCCGCGCCGCTGGTCGTGCTGGGCCTGTCGGTGCTGCTGGCGGGCGCGCTCGCCGCGTTCACCGAGCGGTCGGTGGCGCGTGCCGCGGCCCTGCGCTCCCCTGCCGGCGCCGGCGGGGCGGGCCGCCGCGCGGGGGGCCGCCGGCGCAGGCAGGGGATGACCTTCCGGCCGCGTCCCGGCGCCGTGCTGCCGACCGCCGTGACGGTGGTCGTGCTGGTGCTGCTCGCGCTGGACATGGCACCGCTGTTCCGCGGCCAGTTCCTGGAATCCGGCCTGCAACGGCCGGAGAACGTCCCGGAGTACGAGCAGGCGCTAGCCGACGCGCTGGGCGCCAAGGGCAACGCCACCCGGGTGCTGGAGCTCCCAGGCTCCGACTTCGCCCACTACCGCTGGGGCTCGACGCTCGACTCCGTCACCTACGGCCTGATGGACCGCCCGACGATCCAGCGCGAGCTGGTCCCCTACGGCGAGGCCGGCAGCGTCGACCTGGTCCGCTCGCTCGACCGCCGGCTGCAGGAGGGCGTCTTCGAGACGTCCTCGCTCTACGACGTCGCCCGGCTGATGGGCGTCGGGGACGTCGTGCTGCGCGGTAACAACCAGTACGAGCGTTTCCGCGGCCCGCGGCCCCGGGCCGACTGGGAGCTGTTCACCACGCCGCTGCCGAACGGGCTGGAGAAGCCGACGACGTACGGCCCCCCGGTGAGCGAGACGACGACCATCCCCTACCTCGACGAGATCACCCTCGGCACCGACCCGGCCGTCCCCGACCCGCCGACGCTCGCCGACTTCGCGGTCAAGGACCCGACGCCGATCGTCCGCTCGGCCACCACCGGCCGCCCGCTGCTGGTCAGCGGCAACGGCGAGGCGCTGGTCGACGCGGCCGCCTCCGGCCTGCTGAGCGACGTCATCGACAACAACCGGGCCGTTCTCTACACGGCGGCGCTCGCGGGCGACCCGGACGGGCTGCACCAGGCGCTCGCCGACGGCGCCGAGCTGCTCGTCAGCGACTCCAACCGGCTGCGGGCGGAGCGCTGGACCGGCATCCGGGAGAACTTCGGCTACGTCGAGCAGCCCGGCGTCCCCGCGCTGGCGAAGGACCCGGACGACAACCGGCTGCCGCTGTTCCCGGACCAGGACACCTCCAACCAGACGGTCGCCGTGCTCACCGCCCCGGGTGAGCAGGCCCAGGTCGCGGCGGTGACCGCGTCGAGCTACGGCAACACGTTCGCCTACGGCCCGGCCGACCGCCCGGTGCACGCCATCGACGCCGACCCGACGACGGCGTGGCGGGTCGGCGCGTTCACCGACCCCGCGGGCGAGCGCTGGCAGACGACGCTCGCCGCCCCCACCACCACCGACCACGTCCGGCTGGTGCAACCGCTCACCGGCCCGCGCAACCGGTGGATCACCAAGGTCACGCTGACCTTCGACGGCGGCGCGCCGGTGACGGCCGACCTCATCGACGGTTCGAGGACCGGCCAGGGCCAGGTCATCACCTTCCCGAAGCGGACGTTCAAGACCCTGACGATCCAGGTCGACGCGACCAACTTCGGCAAGCAGAAGAGCTACGACGGCCTGTCCGCGGTCGGGCTCGCCGAGGTGGAGATCCCGAAGGCGGACGGAAAGCCGGCCGTCGCGCAGGACCTGCTGCGGATGCCGACCGACCTGCTCGCCACCGCCGGCCAGGGCTCGCTCGACCACCCGCTGGTGCTGACGATGACGCGGGACCGGGCGAACCCGGCCGAGCCGTTCAAGGAGGACACCGAGTCGACGATCGCGCGGGTGTTCTCCCTGCCGACCGACCGCACGTTCAGCCTGACCGGCACGGCGCGCCTGTCCGCGTACGCCTCGGACGACCTGATCGACAAGCTGCTCGGCCGGCCGGCCGGCCCACCGCTGGTGGACTCGTCGGGCCGGCTGCCCGGCGACATCGAGGCGCGCGGCTCGGCCGCCTTCGACGGTGACACCGCCACCGCCTGGTCGCCGGGCTTCGGCGACCAGACCGGCAACTGGCTGCAGCTGACATCGCTGGACGACGTCACCCTGTCGACGGCGAAGGTCACCCTGGTGACCGATGGGCGGCACTCGGTCCCGACGAGGCTCGGCGTCGAGGTCGACGGCCAGCGGGCCGGCACGGTCGACGTGCCGCCGGTCGCCGACGCGACGGGCCAGCGGGGCGCCACCACCACGGTGACGCTGCCGCTGCCGGTGGGCCAGGGCCACCAGATCCGCTTCGTCGTCGACGCGGTCCGCCCGGTGACGACGACGGACACGATCTCCGGCTCGACCCTGACCATGCCCGTCGGCATCGCGGAGATCGAGCTGCCGGGCGTGTCCGGCACGGGCCAGACCGCGTCGAACGCCCAGCTGCCGGCCGACTTCACCTCGGACTGCCGGACCGACCTGCTGACCGTCGACGGTCAGCCGGTCGGCGTGCGGATCAACGGCACGACCAAGGACGCGTCCGGCCGGCTCGGCCTGGACCTGCGCACCTGCGGCACCCCGGTGCACCTGACCGCCGGTGACCATGTGGTGCGCACCGCGAACGGGGCGAAGACCGGGATCGACCTGGACCGGCTGGTCCTCGCCTCCGACATGGGTGGCACCACCTGGCCGGACGCGACGTCGATCAACGCTCTGGACACCTCCCGCGAGCAGCGCACGGCCGACCTCGCGGCCCGGTCGGGCACCGCGGCCGGCGCCGCCGCCCCGGCGGCGCCGGCGGTGAAGGTGGAGGTCGCGGGGGCGACGACGGTCGTCCTCACGGTCACCGGCGCCAAGCCGGGCACGCCGTTCTGGCTGGTGCTGGGGCAGAGCCTCTCCCCCGGATGGCACGGCAAGATCGACGAGAACACCGACATCGGCTCGCCCCAGCTCGTCGACGCCTATGCCAACGGCTGGCGGATCGACCCGACGTCGGAGAGCTTCAAGGTCCAGCTCACTTGGACGCCGCAGCGGGTGGTCTTCGCCGCGCTGACCGTCTCCGTCGTGACCGTGGTGCTGTGCCTGGCGCTGCTCGGGGTGACGGGCCGGCGGCGGCGCAGGGCCGGCTGGCCCGGGCCCGTCCGCGACCTCCCGCTGCTGGACCGGCCGTTCGCCGCCACGCCGCGGCTGCCGCTGGGCCAGGTGGTCCTGCTGGTCCTGGCGACGGCGGCCATCGGGGCGTTCATAGCCAGCCCGGCCGCCGGCGCCGCGACGGCGGCGGTGACGCTGGTGGCGGCGCTGGCGCCACGCGGGCGGGTGCTGCTGCGGGTCGGCTCGGTCGCGGCGCTCGCCGCGGCGGCGGCCTACGTCATCGAGGTACAGGTCCGCTACGACCTGCCGGTGAACGGCTCCTGGGTCGCGGAGTTCGACAAGGTCGCGATCGTCTCATGGCTCGCGGTGCTCTTCCTCGGCGCCGACGCCACGCTCGCGCTGCTGCACGGCCGCGCCAACGGTCGCGCCGCCGCCGCGGTGGCCGTGGCCGAGGCCGGAACCGGAACCGAGGCCGAGGCAGCGCCGTCGTTGGAGGGTCCCGCCGGCACGCTCCCGCACTGACCGATGGCGGCGGGTTTGCCCATCGGTCAGCACGGAGCGTGCCCGTACGGGCACTTTACGTAGGCAGATCATGTCGCGGGCGGCCGGGAAAGGAAGCCTGCCGGGTTACCCTGCGCCGGCCGCTGGACATGGTGTGACTGACTGAAAACGGGCCGTGCCGCCGGGGGGCGGTCGAACCCGGCCTGGACCCCGGTCGGGCCGTTGGCTCCCGCCGGCACGCGGGCACGACCTGAGGCCGGCACCACGCCAAAGGCGGCGCGCAGACGCACATCCTTCGCGCTGTCCGAAGCGTCCCGGTGCGAGGAGGGCTGGTCGGATGCGAGGGAGGGGCTGGATCCGGGAGCGCGGGTTCCTCGCCGTGCTCCCGCTGGCTGGCACGCTGTTCCTGCTGCTCATGCTCACCCTGCCCCTGCCGCTGTCCTATCGGGAACCCGAGGCCTTCGGGGCTTTTCTGCTTTCCGCCGCTACTCTCTGCTATATCCTTTTCGCGCCCGACGGCGACACCCAGCGCGATGCACTGGTCGTGACGCTCGCGATGACGGCCGCGCTGACGATCGCGGTGATCGGCGTCGCGTCGCGTACGCCGCTCGCCTTCCTGGCCTGGTACCCGTGGGCCGGTGGTTACGCCGGCCTGGTGTCGCGCCGCCCCAGCCGGGTGGCCGCGCTGACCGTCGTCATCTGCCTCGCCCTGACCTGCGCGCTGGCCGCGCGCGGCGAGCTGACCGTCTACCCGTTGACCTACCTGGCCATCCTGATGAGTGCCATCGGGTCGGCGATGTTCACCTACGGGTTCTTCAGATGGGGCCGCGGCCAGGCGTTCGCCGACCCGCTGACCGGGCTGACCAACCGGGCGGGGCTCATGCACGCCGGCGAGCCAGCCATCACCGAGGCGCTGGTCGCCGGTCGCGCCCAGGCGGTGATCGTGCTGGACATCAACCGGTTCGGGGAGATCAACTCGGCGCTGGGGCACCAGGCCGGCGACGAGGCGCTGCGCGAGTATGCCGACCTGCTGCGCGAGGTGCACCCGCGGCCCGCGTTCGTCGGCCGGCTCGGGGGCGACGAGTTCGTCCTCGTGCTGTCCGGCGAGGACCAGGCCGACGACCGGGTCGAACCCGGCGGCGGATGGCTCGCGCGGCTCGGCGAGAAGGTCCTCGACCAGCTCGACGGGCCGGTGCGCATCCGCGGCATCAACATCGAGCTGGAGTCCACGGCGGGCATCGCCTCCGCGCCGCGCGACGGCGACCGGCTGTCGAAGGTGCTGCCGTGCGCGGACGCGGCGCTGGCGAACGCCAAGCGGGACGGCGCGCGCCTCGGGGTCTGGAGCGTCGGGATGGCCGGGACGGTCGGCGTGCGCTCCTGGGAGCTGGCCCTGCACGCCGAGCTGCGCAACGCGATCGCCAAGGGCGAGCTCGTGATGTACTACCAGCCGGTACAGGAGGCCGCGACCGGCCGGATCGCCGGCGCCGAGGCGCTGATGCGCTGGTGCCACCCGGAGCGCGGGCTGCTGCCACCCGGCTCGTTCCTGCCGATGGCCGAGCGCTCCTCACTGATCATCGGCCTGACCTGGTGGGAGCTGGACGAGGTGCTCGCCCAGTGTGCCCGGTGGGTCAGGGCCGGCCTGCGCCTCCCCGTCTCGGCCAACCTGTCCGCGCGGATGCTCGTCATCGACGACCTGCCCGGCAAGGTCGCCCGCCGGCTGGAACATCACGGCCTGCCGCCGGAGATGCTCACCCTGGAGATCACCGAGAGCGCGCTGGTCTCCCAGCCGGCGCGCGCCGCCGCCATGCTTGGCGAGCTGCGGACCGCGGGCGTGAAGCTCTCGCTCGACGACTTCGGCACCGGCTACAGCTCGATGGAGATCCTCAAGGCGCTCCCGTTCGACGAGATGAAGATCGACAAGAGCTTCGTGGCGGACGCCCGCGGCAGCCTGCCGGACGTCGCGATCGTGCGGTCGGTGGTCGACCTCGGCCACCGGCTGGGCCTGCGCGTCGTCGGCGAGGGCGTCGAGGACGAGCAGTCGGCCAGGATGCTCACCGAGCTCGGCTGCGACCTCCTGCAGGGCGACGTGCTCTCGCCGCCGCTGCCGGCCGAGGAGCTGGAGATCCTGCTGGCCCGCGGTGTGGACGTCCGACAGGTCCACGCCGACCAGCCTCGGCCCGCCGGTCATGACGCGCCGCCGGGGTCAGGCGGAGCCGAGGTCGGCACCCGTGGCGGCACCGGCGGCGATGCCTGGCGCACGCCCGGCCGCGGCCCGCTGACCGCCGCCTGGGGCGATCCCCGCCAGGCCCAGGCGGACGCGACGCGCGCGGACGCCGCGCGCCTGGCGGGGCGCGCGGTGGCCGGCGTCGCCCCGTCCAGCAACGGGCACCGGACCGGCGAGCGGGCCGAGTCCGCCGGGGCCAGCCAGGCGCGGGCACCGGGCCGTCACGAGCCGGAGCCGAAGGCCTCGGAGGAGGCGATCAGGACCTGGGAGCGGACCGGGCTGGTCGCCCCCAAACCGCCGGACGAGCCGAGCCGGCTCTCCGCCCTGCGTCGGTACCGGATCCTCGACACCGCGCCCGAGCCGGAGTTCGACGCTCTCGTCACCCTCGCCGCCCAGCTCGCCGACTGTGGCTTCGGCTATCTGACGTTCATCGATTCTGATCGGGAATGGCTCAAGGCCAGTCACGGCGTCCAGCCGACGGAGCTCCGCGCCCGGGTCGGCGCGGGGTCGCACATCGTCGCCGATGGCCGATACCTGGAGATCCAGGACTGTTCCCGCGACCTGCGCTACGCGCACCTGGCCAGGCTGGAGCCACAGGTTGTGACCTTCTTCGCCGGCGCACCGCTGCGGACCGCCGACGGCCACGTGATCGGCGCCCTGTGCGTCTCCGACCGGGTGCCGCGCCGGCTCACCACCGGTCAGCGGACCGCGCTGGACACCCTTGCCAGGCACGCCATGAGCCTGCTGGACGCCCGGCTCCAGCGGATGCTGCTCGCGGAGGCGGGCGCCGGGCTGGAACAGCTCGAGACGTTCTGGCACCACCATGACCTGACGGCCGCGGCCACCCTGTGCGCGGACGTCGTGCGGACGCTGGCCCACGCCGACGCGGTCGCCGTGATGCTGCCCGAGCTGCCCGGCTCGACCGTCTTCCGCGCCGCCGGCGTGTCCGTCGTCGAAGGGACGCTGCCGCTGACGGAGATCGGAGTGCGCGCGACCAGCGACGACGAGAAGGCGATCCGCGAGCTGGCGTCCGCGACCGGTCCGGTTTTCATCCCGGACGCGGAGACGCACCCGATGATCCCGACCGAGAAGGTGCGCGGACTGGGGATCGCGTCCGCGCT
Above is a window of Pseudofrankia saprophytica DNA encoding:
- a CDS encoding EAL domain-containing protein, which encodes MRGRGWIRERGFLAVLPLAGTLFLLLMLTLPLPLSYREPEAFGAFLLSAATLCYILFAPDGDTQRDALVVTLAMTAALTIAVIGVASRTPLAFLAWYPWAGGYAGLVSRRPSRVAALTVVICLALTCALAARGELTVYPLTYLAILMSAIGSAMFTYGFFRWGRGQAFADPLTGLTNRAGLMHAGEPAITEALVAGRAQAVIVLDINRFGEINSALGHQAGDEALREYADLLREVHPRPAFVGRLGGDEFVLVLSGEDQADDRVEPGGGWLARLGEKVLDQLDGPVRIRGINIELESTAGIASAPRDGDRLSKVLPCADAALANAKRDGARLGVWSVGMAGTVGVRSWELALHAELRNAIAKGELVMYYQPVQEAATGRIAGAEALMRWCHPERGLLPPGSFLPMAERSSLIIGLTWWELDEVLAQCARWVRAGLRLPVSANLSARMLVIDDLPGKVARRLEHHGLPPEMLTLEITESALVSQPARAAAMLGELRTAGVKLSLDDFGTGYSSMEILKALPFDEMKIDKSFVADARGSLPDVAIVRSVVDLGHRLGLRVVGEGVEDEQSARMLTELGCDLLQGDVLSPPLPAEELEILLARGVDVRQVHADQPRPAGHDAPPGSGGAEVGTRGGTGGDAWRTPGRGPLTAAWGDPRQAQADATRADAARLAGRAVAGVAPSSNGHRTGERAESAGASQARAPGRHEPEPKASEEAIRTWERTGLVAPKPPDEPSRLSALRRYRILDTAPEPEFDALVTLAAQLADCGFGYLTFIDSDREWLKASHGVQPTELRARVGAGSHIVADGRYLEIQDCSRDLRYAHLARLEPQVVTFFAGAPLRTADGHVIGALCVSDRVPRRLTTGQRTALDTLARHAMSLLDARLQRMLLAEAGAGLEQLETFWHHHDLTAAATLCADVVRTLAHADAVAVMLPELPGSTVFRAAGVSVVEGTLPLTEIGVRATSDDEKAIRELASATGPVFIPDAETHPMIPTEKVRGLGIASALMVPLLGEGGIQGMITVRWTEHQSQLDPAVRCAVTMFCGQARFTLAKLRAAQGQVAGNSPAGGSPAGTGPPGRRGRDDLAAAEADSSGRRRPRPATSRF